ATGGAATCCTCTCAAAGTTTAagaattaatgaaattttttattattgtttggTATTTCATGGGTGTATAGGTTGTTAATTACCATAaagttcattaaaaaaaaaaatggtctaTCGATTACGAACTTAGAAACGTATGCTATTAGGACGAGTCTTGCAAATGTAACTTCACTTTTTGAAAGATTCAATTTGAGTTAGACTAAAATTTCACACTCTAGTCCATCAACGAAAACCATATCCTATAGTTAATTACTTTTGCCAAGTGTGATCTTTCGACTAACTTTTAGCTTACAACTTTGTAAAAGATAATGCTATTCGATCGTAGAATATTTTTTTCTTGGATTTGGTGAGATGGTGAGAGATGTTTgtatttatatttggttatccTTCTACTGTTAACAAAGAGGTACGATGATTCccatttttgtttgaatttatgaatgcattttcataaaGTATTAAAACCTAATATAGAGATATACATGGGATGTAATTAAGAAAGTACAGTGACAATGAACAATTCATTTGACCTAAACAAATTGTGTATGGAGATCACTGAGCCAATCAGATAAAGGCTGCTCCAATTCCACCAAAGTATCACAATAATCAATAACACAAAGCCTATGGTTGTGTGCTTTCAAATCCCAATAACTCTTATATACGAACTAAGTTCATAAGTACAACTTTAAATAGGTACAAGAAGACATAAATATGGACATAATTTTATATCTAAAAAACCGTAAATGAAAATTGAACAATGAAACAAAAATtcaagaaatttaaaattttaagaaaaaagaaatccaTTTGTATTTACAACACAAGAAAACTTTTATCACTGATTTTGTTGAAAGGACAGgcctttttatttatatattttcagCTTTATCCAAAAGTCTTTTCAGAGATTCCCAATTACATATTTCATTTGTTCATCatctattttttcctttttggtttATGTTATTCCCAATGGTCAAACGATATATAATCACTtacttctattttctttttcttttttaaaatcttaCCTAATGCTTCTCATTCACTTGTAtttctttagaaaaatatttattttctaaataataAATCTTCAAACACCCATTATAACTCTAAaatttttatgaaattgtacgtttgtttttgttgatatttattaatttttataaagttATTCAACATCGTATATATTTGTAaagaatttattttattgaaattaaggACTTTATAGAATAATTTATGTTGTATCATGTTAATAtaatttgatgaaattgaaattttataGTATACTttgattaaatgaaaattttaaggtttaaattgattaaatttgACTAATTTTAGGTCAACATCACTATCTAATaggtatttttgttatattaaaaTGTAAAATGTGTATTTAGATATTATTAATGATAACTTATTACTTCTAAACAAAGATTTACATTATATCCCATCTTATtgattgatatatatttttagtatAAATTTAAAGATGAGGAAGCGATCTTCAATAAATATAAATACCAGTTGAACTTAAGATTTTGTTGGTTTATTGATCGAGACTTTAGtacaattaaataataatctACAATTGATATAGTATCTTAAATGTTTATTTCACATCCTTATttgtaatataatataaatgatGCTCGGTAGCTTGAGTAGATCAATTAGTACCGTCTTTCAaacttaatttgaaaaaatatcgTTTGAATCATACCATTGTTTCAAGTAAACATCTAAATTCTTATAtcgaaattattttatactACCTTATTTACATTACATTATGAGTCCATGCATTTGAATTTTACATGGTCTATCATCCGTAATATACATTGGATACTATCATACATTACTGGTTGACCGATGTCTATCAATATCTAGCATCGAtatattgttatattttattatatttattaatattttcgaCAATTTTTTCGTCAAACaatctaaaaaaaaagtatcataacaaaattcatatccacaatataaaaaaaaatatttttgtatcTTTGCCCCATAGTCCACAGAACTGCTTATCATATCAATTGATTATTTATATAAATCAAGTTTTTTTCCTGTTCAAGAATTAAAATTGATAGGGAAAAGAAGGACAATTAAAttggaaaaaacaaaaaaccatgATATCATCAAACATGTAGGTATTATCAATCacaacctaaaaaaaaaaaaaacatttaaattcaaaacaaaacaGAATCACTCATTATTTCTCTATATGTCTATATAAAATCTGTCCTATActataaattataatttattggGATGAAAACCTTACATTAATACATAAAACCTATATCGACAATAATTATACTTAataaatgaatttttaaaatgGCTACAATTCTATAGCTCAagttcaattatatatatatatatatatatatatatatatatatatatatatatatatatatcatcaaattttgtcatttattttgaaatttaatttcaCTAACATCTCAAAAATATCTTTGAAGAAAAAACTTAGTTAAAATTTGACGAAAAGTTGAAAATATGAAACAAAATAGTAGATGACGTGGAACGAAAAATTGAATCAACACATAGTTACTAAACGACGCAGTTTCACGATTCCCATAATGAAAATTGTTATTTTTGATGAAATGGTACAAACAAATATCTGATGGGATTGAAACATCACCCAATGAAATTGAATGCTTTTGACTTTTGTTTCTATGGACAACAACATTGTTACTATCCCTACTCTTCCCTATTCCCTCTCCCCTAAGTCTCTATATTTTTCTTTGTACTCTACTCTCTCATTCCCCACCTAACTCTCATAATTCTCCGTCTCGTTCGATTCTCGTTACTTCAACTATGAACCTAGGGGGTTTCTCCTACATCGAATCAAGCAAATAATCGATACTCAAAATATGTTACACAGATTTCGGTAAGGATACGTACATTAGTGTTGTTCGGTGATATTGAAGATCAACGTGTGAAAAACGAGCAATAAGTTACTGAAGGTGTGGATTTGGAGTCAAGGCAAAGTAATGGAGCTATCTACCAAGGGTagttttagagagagagagagagaggagagagatgaaaaagaaaaatatattgcATGGGAAGGCATTGATAAGATGGTCCCTAAAGGAGTTATAGCCTTGGGGTGTCACCTTCAGTTACCAGTAATGGGCTGGACAGGTTGACGATGGTTGGGGAGTACAGTAACTAGTTGGCCATATTTGGTTGTACATTTGTGCCTTTTCCATCTCTTCCTTTTCTTGGGCTTCCAAAAGCCcatttacttttactttttgttatttattctcattcaatgtttttctttaataattCATCTACACTATTTTCCCTCAtgtccaaatttcaaatttttataccTTCCCTTCCATCTTAAAACAAAATTCTTATTTAAAGTTGAGATATAACTTATCATATACTAGTTAAAATGAGTTTATTTTAACGGTAATTAATACGGTTGTCCTTCTTAAGATTAAAGTTTTTGCTGTGCTACAAAATATATTTAGTAGTCATTTTTAGTTTGGTGACGGTGTTTCAAACTTATAACCTCTTGATGGAAGATATACCTTTTAATTAGTTGACTTGTGCTCGAATTGAGGTTCGActcatatatatattagttaCATCATTGCTCATTAATATTATACAAAtagagagtttttttttaataataagtTAATGATAAATATTGAGACTTCTAAATGTCGAAGGAAAAAATTTATtcgaaatatttaaaaagtcaaTTTAAACGGAGTGTTTAGATAAAAGAGAGGTAAGTTATAAGATATTTGATTAGTGTTGGCATAAAAGACAAAATAAGGcaggaaaaaagagagagagaagaaggaaaaaggtAGATTAGGCAAtgaaattaatttgattaaaaaaatatagaatgGGTATGAGAATTGAGAAGAAGCTGAGGCTTGGTTGGTTTAGTACAGTAAAACTGTTGGAGGAGTGACATCTTTGGTTCTTCCATTCTaaatgcttttcttttttccttttcctaattattattaatatttacaattttaattgagagagaaaaagaaattctGATTGTCTGtgtttgaaaagaaaatgtaaaaatgttaaaagaggTTTCCATGTTCTTGTTCCATAATTCTAATTTAATGGTTTTCTTTTAGAGTACCcagttgttgttgttggtggTGTTGTTCATACACCAAATTTCGTTGCTGAATCCCATATTTTGACATTGGCAGAATCCCCAATCcgtttctgttttttttttttctttctttcttttttgtttctctttctCTGTGTGAGTGTTGGTTTCTGGGTTTGTTATAGTTTCTCCAAAGTTCCAAACATAGACAGCGCAAAATCCAACTCTTTTGCACAACCCCAGCATAGGGCTTCGTTCCCTTTTCTCCTTTCCCTGCTCTTTTGTTGGATCTGATTAACCAACCATAAATCCTTTACATAATACTTCCATATTCTTCCTTCTTCTCCGATCCCTTTAAATTCCTctgtcttcttcttttgtttttctttcttttttttgtgttCTTGATTCTTATTGGGGAATACCCATTTGGGTTTAACGTTTGATTGATTGATTATACATTAGGAACGGTATTTAGCGAACCCCATCTCTGATCTGATCGTTTTTTGGGGCATTTTCCTTTGAGATGGCAATGCcctttgaatgatgaacaaatCCGTGGACGAAGACGACGAAGAAGAGTGTTTTTACGAGTCCCTTGATCGCATTGCTTCCTCAGGTTCATGTTCCACTTCCAATTCCGATGATGATAGAGATTCAATCGTCAACTCCCCTAATTATGATTCTGAACACCCTTTTCCGATACCCAAATTCCCAATGGCTGTTTCCAACTATGATATTTGGATCTCTGAGCCGGCTTCTGTGTTGGAACGCCGTAGTCGTCTTCTTCGAGAAATGGGTCTTAGCGGTGACCCTTCTCTTTCACGGGCTAATACCGCCTTGGAGTTGGATCATAAAGAAAAGGGTGTTGGCGATTTTGGTCGATCGGTGTCGTCGGATTATTTGACTAGTCAACAACAGCAGCCCCCTGCAATCATCCGCTCCAAATCGGATGGTTCTGCAGATTGTAACAGGAGCATGAGCTCTTCACAAACTTCCGGCAGTGATAATAATAACCAGTGTAATTATTCGTCGTCCATTAATTCTCCTTCAATTCTTTCATTTCATTCGGTCAATGAGACCACTACTTCATTTGCAAATAACCGTAATCGTGTAGTTGTTAAGTCCCGAAGCTGTAAGAGTGATGGAGCACCGTCGGTTTCTTTCGCTGCTTCACAGCATAAGCCGCCTTctggaaaaaattgcagatgGGCGGATGAGATTCGAAGTGATTCTTCGGTTGTGAATGCCAATTGGGATCCTGATCCATCGTTGATGTCTCAGAATGGTGTGAATAGACGAGAGGTTAGCGGGGATTCGGCTTGTTCTACTAGTGGAAAGGTCAATGAGGAAGCCTGCACTATCAAAGATCTTGACAATGGGAAAGAGTTTGTTGTGAACGAGATTACTGAAGATGGCATGTGGAACAAGCTCAAGGAAGTGGGGACTGGGAGACAGTTGACCATGGAGGAGTTTGAGATGTGTGTTGGACATTCACCTATTGTTCAAGAACTGATGCGGCGGCAGAATGTGGAAGACGGCTGTAATGATAATGTCGATTTAAATGCAAATGGGGATACCGGTAGCAGTTcgaaattgaaaaagaaaggaggCTGGTTTAAGAGCATAAAGAGTGTTGCTAGCACGGTGAAGGGTCAAAAGGAGAGACGTAGCAGTGATGAGAGGGATACATCATCTGAGAAAGGTGGACGGAGGTCAAGCTCTGCAACAGATGATAGTCAAGATGTTTCCTTTCATGGACCAGAGAGAGTTAGAGTTCGGCAGTATGGAAAATCAAGTAAAGAACTGTCTGCACTCTACAAGAGCCAAGAGATACAGGCCCACAGTGGGTCAATATGGACCATTAAGTTTAGTTTGGATGGAAAGTACCTCGCAAGTGCAGGAGAGGACCGTATCATTCATGTTTGGCAGGTCGTTGAGTCGGAGAAAAAGGGCGATCTACTGATGGAGAAACCTGAAGATGGGAACTTGAGTTTCTTATTTGCAGCTAATGAGTCACCTGAGCCCGCTTCATTATCTCCAAATGTAGATAACCATCAtgagaagaagagaagaggGAGATCTTCTATTAGCCGGAAATCAGTGAGCTTGGAACATGTGATAGTGCCGGACACTGTATTTGGGCTTTCAGAGAAACCTATCTGTTCATTCCAGGGGCATCTTGATGTTGTGCTTGACCTATCTTGGTCTAAATCTCAGGTTAGTTTGTGATTGAATAACTACTTATGTTTTGTTTTCTAGTGCTCTCAATATTCTGGATGTTTCGTGTGGTGTTCTCTTAAATCCATCTTCAAATCGGTACCTTTTAGATCCCTAGGAATATTGACATTATATAGTTTTGCTATTTGAGagttttttttacaaaaagCAATTTATATGGAAAATTCCTAGGCAGATATATTGTCGTGAAACTGATTAAAGTGAACTAGAATGCAAGGGAATGATTTTGTCTAGTTCACATCTGAacaagatggaaagaaatttcATCTGGTCATAACTTTTGAAAGTCACTTCCATTACTTAGAGCTAATTTGGTAGAGATATTATGTGGACAGGCTAATTATTGTGTATATTATGTTAAATTTAAGGTTTGGACTGATTAGAGAAGGAATTCAACTTGGTTTTAGTTCCTTATGTTGAACCCTCCAGATGATAACTGAAGTCTCTAGGCCGGGGCATTTACTTGGTGGCAGGGTCTAGAAGTGGTAGAATGGCACTCTGAATATGGTATTGGAGACCCTGATTTCAAATATTTGTGTCATTCGTCCGTATTTCTAAACTAAacaatttccatttatcccCCGTTGGTCAATTTTGAAGCCAAATTTCATTTGGTAGAGGGGGATAGGGAATTAATTTGAATGAATAGACGGCCTTTAATCTAACAACTTGAGCTTTTGAAACTTTCGTAATATATTAGAAATTAATAACAGATGGGACTAGCACTTGTGATAATGTACAAGTGATGTGGATAACAGTGAAGTTGTATctaaaaggaaattaaaaatgCCAGCATGGTGAAGAAGGTATTGGCATTTAAAATTATGCTGCTTGCTTTATGGTGGCAGCTAATATTGTTGCTGCTCCAACTTTTTTTATGTTTAGAAGGGGACGATATCTTATTAGACGTAAGTTGGGCACACTTTAATACTTATTTCTTCTACTTTGTCATATTTACTTGACTTGGAAGAGCAATATGTTTCTTGAACTGCAAAATATTTGGACTGATTGAGAGCTAatataaaaatagttttttcaCTATTGTTACAAATTTTTTTCAAGGACTGTTTTGGATAACTGGTAAATGCTAAGGTCCATATTGTGCACTCAAAATTACTATTGATAAAGTCCACTGTtttggaagaagaaagattaTAAGTGTTCTGAGAAAAAAAGTAGTGTTCTGAAAACCGGGCCCACTGTGAAAATAAACTATAAGAAACAAGAAAACaacttttaagaaaaaagtaTCCTTCCAGGGCTTGTATAATTAACTTGATGATATGGATGAGGGATGTGTGTTAGTTTAAAAGGAGTGAAAAAAGCATGCCTTGGGCTGATAAATTCTTAATATCTATATTCAGAAAAGCTGGTTTGCACATATGTGGTGATCAGGATTAGGAAGGTCATTTGTTCTTATTGACACTGGCTCTAGGGGGATTCAATACTCGTCAGACAATCAGATGGCTTCCACTTTTATCTTGTGTAAATgtaaagagcaaaaagaatcctAATCACTCGTTTCTCCAATGTCGCTTCTCCAATGTCGCTTCTCTTGCAATTTATAGACTTATGTAGTAGCCATCTTTGTTCTACACTCCTATTTTCCTAGAAGAATGCATGAAATGAGCAACTAATATGTGGCTACCCTTTTAAATAGATAGTGAGTAACATTGTGGTAGTGCTGCGACAACTCTACATAGGAATGTTGGTTGGAAAGAATAGGAGGTTTCTCATATTTGTTTAGAGACCTAATTATCTTGTTAATATTTCTGGCATTGCTTTGGTGTGCTTTTTGAAAATCTTTtagatatatatgtatgtatatatatgtacacTCTCCTTTTGATTTACACCAATTGGAGCATTTCCCAGAAAGCTCATTGGCTTTAGGAAGGATGCCTTATCGTTGTCAACCTATTTGCTTTAATAGGAAGTGTATTTTTCAAACTACAaggttattttttaaaacaaatttcaaagGTCAAGGGTAAAAAATGGAACTTTTAAAAGAAATCTCGAAGTTGAAGGGTATTTTGTATAACAGTGAAATAGAACTCTAGAGGAAAAAGAGAATGGAATTTTGTAAGAAGTTCTTGAAGACAGTCTGAGGGATTTTGTTTGCAATGTTTCTGATGTAGATGATGAGAGTTTCTTAGTGAACTAGATGATGCTTAACTGCGCTTCGGTATAGAAACCTTACGTTAGATGTAAGAATGTGGCATTTAAATGGCTTGATTTTGAAGGATACAGATCTTTATAATACAAAATCACTTGAGCAAGTTCAGGAACGATGCtttttggttaggccaagagTGTCTCTTGGTAAATTTAGATGCCTATGGTACCTATATTCCTATAGCTTTGGGAAAAACAAATGAGCAGTTGAGATTTATGTTATTGACTCCATGTTATGCAGAAATATATGGTGCCTTCCTAGAATTTCATTTACTAGTACCATGAAGTCcgtgaccaaaatgaactcctgtttgTTGCTTCTTCTTTAGGCCAATATATTATTCAAGTGTATGAAGATGAATAGCTTGatgatttctttcttcttcttcttcttttttttttgataaagaATAGCTTGATGATAATGCTTTGTATATCAAATTTCCTAGACTCCACAGGATTACTACTAACCATCTGGTAAGTATTCATGAAGTTTTGGAACGGGATAGATGGAGCCATAATTAATGTTAGGAAGCCCTTGGAAAATTCAATTAGCTTGATGAAGTTGAGAAGTATATCCTGAATTTGGCAGTCTCTCCCGAAGTGTACAATAGAAGTGGAGAAGATCAAAGCCTTATTTGGTGGACCAGTTTCTGGCTTTCCAATTTCCACTGATGCTCCGTTTAGTGTCCATAAATGTCTTATGTGAATATTTACAATTCGAAAACGGAAAACTAAAATTCAATGGGCGTTGAACAATGCTGGGGTTTTTTGGCTTGAAAGGAGTAGTGGGGATTGAGGAATAGTGGACAAATGTTTGttaaaagaggaaaaaaggTTGTCCATGGATGAGGTTGAGTTCATCATGAAATATTAgtttctatataaaaaataaataaagaaaagagaagtTGAAGTTGATTGCTAGATAATATATTTTGTCTAGAGAGTTGCACTTTCTCCTTCTAACTAATCACAATCAGAGACCGTTTTTTTGGTGATCTCCTCTCCTTTAGTTTTGGAGAGGATATAATCCATGCTACAAAAATGTGCGAGCCTTGCACCAGAATGCTCCTTGCCAGCGGGCCtatacttgaaaaaaaaaactcttaatATTCCTCCCATTTCTTGAATTTCCCCATATTTTGATGATCACTATTCGAACTTTTTGCTTGGCTTGTATTTCGTTGATGATTAGAACCAGGAAACATCTATCCATTGCCATGCCACTTGAGCATGTAGAAATTGGTGAAcgtctattttgaaacttatatcCATGGTTTATCATATTCTGTGCAATAGATATTTTTCATTCAGATGTCTATTTAGGTTTACTTTGGATGAGATTATTTTTTCCCCAAGTATAGTTACAGTAGATAGTTAGAAGCTGCATCTTCCAGTGCAGAGATATGAATTGCACGTGTAGGCGCATCTAGGCGTGGGGCACAATGAACGGGAGGCGAAGCATCTTTTGGAGGGTGCGTGCTATGGCACACCTTGTAattttgaagcattttttccttttgtttatTTGGGAAGAAAATAGCCAGAATCCCTTTATagttattcaatttatttttccttttctatttaAAAACCATTATCGTTATCATTATTAATAGGGTTATTCTCAATTATAGCAAAATAAACCacaatatttacaaaatgtagCAAAATATTAGACTATCGGGTCTATCAATAGATAGATtgtaatattttgctatattttagaTATTTTCAGATGTTTTTCATGTAAAATAAtttccattattattattattattattatactgTTTAATTGTCTCCTCCTTCATAACACTATATTCtcgtcaaaaaaaaaaaaaaaaaaagaaagaaactatgttcttcatttatataattttatttttattgtactCTTCAATTAAAACAATCCTctttaaactaataataataataataattaaaaaaataaaaaaatttcccACATTTTTTCCCCTAGCCTTCtggattttctcttttttgctTTAAATATCACTGTTCCAGATCCATTTCATTTTCATCTATGAGCCATAAATAAGGTCAGATGCTAATTGAACCAGCGAGTATTGAAGCAGAATATGTCGTGAGACGGTCAAAAGTCTGGGATACTAGATCTAGGATACATGGTGGGACGACGAAAATGGCTGTGATAAGGAGAGCATTCCCTACCAGTGGTGTCACCTAATTATATGGAAATTAGGATGTTGTATAGTGTTATAATATTATACTGTTATTTTTTGTTTACTGAAAGTTTCCTCTGTTCTTTCAGTTTTCTCTTCCACTGTTTGGAACTTTAAAACTTGCAAGCTTGCATTTTGGTTGACATACGTTGGTGTAGATTCCAATAATAATTCCCCATATAAAAGGAAGCTTTATTATTCGAATTGGCCTGTATTGATTTAGTTcttattattctaaaaatttcTTTAGAAGTATAAACTGAATGTTCCGTTGAATTAATTGTCAGACTCATTCCTAGCCTAAATCTTGTAGTGTAAatctttgttttttattttaccAGCATTTGCTCTCGTCTTCAATGGATAAAACTGTGCGGCTCTGGCACTTGTCACGCGACACCTGTTTGAAAATCTTTTCGCACAGTGATTATGGTAAGTTCACTTCCTTTATTTCTCTGGCTTTGGTCttttttcccctctttttttcAGCTTTCTGTGGTAAAAGTAAAACTATGTGCCTAATTCAATTAAAAATGGTGGTACATGGTAAGTCTAAGAGGATTTAACAATGAAAACAAAACCCTGGGGTAATTTGATTATCTAAAATCCCAGGaaagtttttttcttctatGGTTTCCTGAACTGTCTTATATAGCTAATAGATTTCTCATATGTACCCTGCCACAGTAACTTGCATCCAGTTTAATCCTATTGACGATAGATACTTCATTAGTGGATCGTTAGATGCGAAAGTTCGTATATGGAGTATCCCAGATCATCAAGTTGTTGACTGGAGCGACTTGCATGAGATGGTGACTGCTGCTTGCTATACACCTGATGGCAAGGTTTTATAGTTGATAACTCTTCCTTGTTTCTGTAAAAACCTTTAGTCCTATTTATTGCtcaaaaagaatttttttcCCCCACTGTTAAAGGGTGCATTGGTTGGTTCTTACAAGGGAAGCTGCCGATTGTACAGTACTTCGGGTATATTTTACTCTCTGTCAAACCAATCATTCCTTCCTTTCCTAAGTCCCAATTGACTGACAGTTATTTTGTGCATTTGAGACTGAATGATAATATGTTCAATTTTTTCCCAGAGAACAAGATGCAGCAAAAAAGTGAGATAAATCTgcaaaacaagaagaaaaaatcTAGTCACAAGAAAATAACTGGGTTCCAGGTAATTTCATGGGTTTATTTGATTGAGTTTTTTCTTCTATATGTTGCTTAGTACAAGGGAATCAAAAGCCGTTGGTACTACCATACCCCTAGACTCAACCAAAGCGCATGGAATACTGAACTTCCTTTCAGTTGCTGATCGTTTCCAATTAACAGTTTGCTCCAGGAAGTTCTTCAGAAGTGCTCATTACATCTGCAGATTCACGCATCCGAGTGGTTGATGGTGTTGATCTGGTCCAGAGATTTAAAGGTATGATTGAAGTTCCATTAAGATGAGCTTTTAAGTTTACTTTTTCCGCTTCCTAGCATATGAGTTAAAACCATGACTAATGGTTCAGCCAATTGGACTTGCTTTGTGGTAAGCTCCTAAAATATGGGTTGATGCCTCTTCGCCTACACTTCAAGAAGTTGTTTACAGTTTCATTTTCACACCCTCAATTGACTCTGCTCAATTTTGGCTCATGACTTCTCAATCTTAGCCATCATCATTTCAACCCAGTGAGTAGAACTAGTTCTTCGATAGGATCATAGCCATTAAATATTTTCCTCACTGCAGATTGATCTTCCTCTAGCTATACTGTTATGAACATATGAGTTTTTCTTTTGCCTTTAGTCCTTGCTTTTGGTCCTACAATCCCACCAGATTTTGCATTACTGCGTAAAAATTGGCTCTGGCTCATGGCCCCACAAGTTAGTCATCCTAGTTCATATCCCACGCTTCAATGAAGTTCTAGAGATGATCATTCCAAACGAATTTTTGTTTCTCAGCAAACATTATTTTTCTGGCCATATATGAGTTCGATTCCTCTGTCTTTATTCCTTGCTTTTGGGTTTTTGACCGAAGCAGTAAAACTCACTTCACTGGGCATCAGTTCATAAATCATAGCAATATGTAGTCCAAAC
This region of Cucumis melo cultivar AY chromosome 7, USDA_Cmelo_AY_1.0, whole genome shotgun sequence genomic DNA includes:
- the LOC103493501 gene encoding uncharacterized protein LOC103493501 isoform X2 produces the protein MMNKSVDEDDEEECFYESLDRIASSGSCSTSNSDDDRDSIVNSPNYDSEHPFPIPKFPMAVSNYDIWISEPASVLERRSRLLREMGLSGDPSLSRANTALELDHKEKGVGDFGRSVSSDYLTSQQQQPPAIIRSKSDGSADCNRSMSSSQTSGSDNNNQFVKSRSCKSDGAPSVSFAASQHKPPSGKNCRWADEIRSDSSVVNANWDPDPSLMSQNGVNRREVSGDSACSTSGKVNEEACTIKDLDNGKEFVVNEITEDGMWNKLKEVGTGRQLTMEEFEMCVGHSPIVQELMRRQNVEDGCNDNVDLNANGDTGSSSKLKKKGGWFKSIKSVASTVKGQKERRSSDERDTSSEKGGRRSSSATDDSQDVSFHGPERVRVRQYGKSSKELSALYKSQEIQAHSGSIWTIKFSLDGKYLASAGEDRIIHVWQVVESEKKGDLLMEKPEDGNLSFLFAANESPEPASLSPNVDNHHEKKRRGRSSISRKSVSLEHVIVPDTVFGLSEKPICSFQGHLDVVLDLSWSKSQHLLSSSMDKTVRLWHLSRDTCLKIFSHSDYVTCIQFNPIDDRYFISGSLDAKVRIWSIPDHQVVDWSDLHEMVTAACYTPDGKGALVGSYKGSCRLYSTSENKMQQKSEINLQNKKKKSSHKKITGFQFAPGSSSEVLITSADSRIRVVDGVDLVQRFKGFRNTNSQISACLSSNGRYVISASEDSHVYVWKHEADSRPSRSKGVTVVRSYEHFHCQDVSVAIPWPGMGDTWGLNDDYCGDDNVIENHIDEVSSANHPPSPVEAENGSEDSVLASGCTNSPLHGTLSSATNSYFFDRISATWPEEKLVLNTRNNRSPHSSMDIASGMFQGSSAWGMVIVTAGLRGEIRTFQNFGFPVKI
- the LOC103493501 gene encoding uncharacterized protein LOC103493501 isoform X1, coding for MMNKSVDEDDEEECFYESLDRIASSGSCSTSNSDDDRDSIVNSPNYDSEHPFPIPKFPMAVSNYDIWISEPASVLERRSRLLREMGLSGDPSLSRANTALELDHKEKGVGDFGRSVSSDYLTSQQQQPPAIIRSKSDGSADCNRSMSSSQTSGSDNNNQCNYSSSINSPSILSFHSVNETTTSFANNRNRVVVKSRSCKSDGAPSVSFAASQHKPPSGKNCRWADEIRSDSSVVNANWDPDPSLMSQNGVNRREVSGDSACSTSGKVNEEACTIKDLDNGKEFVVNEITEDGMWNKLKEVGTGRQLTMEEFEMCVGHSPIVQELMRRQNVEDGCNDNVDLNANGDTGSSSKLKKKGGWFKSIKSVASTVKGQKERRSSDERDTSSEKGGRRSSSATDDSQDVSFHGPERVRVRQYGKSSKELSALYKSQEIQAHSGSIWTIKFSLDGKYLASAGEDRIIHVWQVVESEKKGDLLMEKPEDGNLSFLFAANESPEPASLSPNVDNHHEKKRRGRSSISRKSVSLEHVIVPDTVFGLSEKPICSFQGHLDVVLDLSWSKSQHLLSSSMDKTVRLWHLSRDTCLKIFSHSDYVTCIQFNPIDDRYFISGSLDAKVRIWSIPDHQVVDWSDLHEMVTAACYTPDGKGALVGSYKGSCRLYSTSENKMQQKSEINLQNKKKKSSHKKITGFQFAPGSSSEVLITSADSRIRVVDGVDLVQRFKGFRNTNSQISACLSSNGRYVISASEDSHVYVWKHEADSRPSRSKGVTVVRSYEHFHCQDVSVAIPWPGMGDTWGLNDDYCGDDNVIENHIDEVSSANHPPSPVEAENGSEDSVLASGCTNSPLHGTLSSATNSYFFDRISATWPEEKLVLNTRNNRSPHSSMDIASGMFQGSSAWGMVIVTAGLRGEIRTFQNFGFPVKI